A window of Longimicrobiaceae bacterium genomic DNA:
ACGCGAAGCTGAACGATCCGGACGGCTACGGCTACTACGCGATGGTCAAGCACAAGAACACCTGCGGCGGGACCGCCTTCTACACGCTCTACGCGCACCTGAGCAAGTTCACGGGCTACGAGATCGGCACCTGGATGACACGGTCGGCTCCGGACGGGAGCGACGCCGACGGGATGATGTCGGTGGGCTACGAGGGCTCGACCGGCCGCTCGACCGGACCGCACGTGCACTTCGAGATCCGCCAGGGTTCGACCAAGCTCTGGTACTACGCGCCGAAGTATTCCACGGCGGACAAGAACACGTACATCGGCTCGACGAGCTACGACTGCTCACCCCCGGACGAGCTCAAGGCACCCGGCGGCGAGATCATCGTGGACAGCAACAACAGCAGCAACAACACGTCGCAGGGGTACATCGAGGTCTCGGCGAACTGGATCTCCACCAGCTACACCTCGGGATACTACGGGACCGGGTACTTCTACGCTTCGACCCAGGCGATCTCCGACCCGGCGACCTTCTGGTTCTACCTGCCGGAGGCGGGGAGCCGGACGATCGACGCCTGGTGGACCAGCGGGACCAACCGCTCCACCACGGCGCCCTTCATCGCCTGGAACGCGAGCGGGACCAAGCTGGGCACCGTGCAGGTGAACCAGCAGGTCAACGGCGGGAAGTGGAACGCCATCGGCACCTGGAACTTCTCGGCCGGCTGGAACAAGGTCCAGCTCAGCCGCTGGACCACGGAAGGGTACACCGTGATCGCCGACGCCGTTCGGATCCGGTGACCCCGGAGCACCCCGACGGACGAAGCCCCGCCCGATCTCGAAGATCGAGCGGGGCTTCGTTTATCAGCGGGCCTGGTAGAGTCGAACCACCAAGCTCGCGCTTCTCAGGCGGTTACCATCACGCTACATCCGCTTTTCCGATTACATGGGCGGCCACCTGCAGCGCCTCGAATGGTCGGCTGGCTGATTCCAGGCACAGTTGCCACCCGAGGGTGCGGGAGAAGGAAAAGATCGTCCCGACACCGCGTCAACGGCATCGGGGCAATCACTTCGGTCTAGCGGCCCTGCGTAGAGTCGAACTACCGACCTCACGCTTATCAGGCTGGCCAGGGTCCCTTTTTCGGC
This region includes:
- a CDS encoding peptidoglycan DD-metalloendopeptidase family protein; protein product: MKTTTRRRVLALLLPLLVFGALPARAEFFWPIGGTITRGPGSQGHDYNAGDIAGPDGGRVGTSNNGWYHAKLNDPDGYGYYAMVKHKNTCGGTAFYTLYAHLSKFTGYEIGTWMTRSAPDGSDADGMMSVGYEGSTGRSTGPHVHFEIRQGSTKLWYYAPKYSTADKNTYIGSTSYDCSPPDELKAPGGEIIVDSNNSSNNTSQGYIEVSANWISTSYTSGYYGTGYFYASTQAISDPATFWFYLPEAGSRTIDAWWTSGTNRSTTAPFIAWNASGTKLGTVQVNQQVNGGKWNAIGTWNFSAGWNKVQLSRWTTEGYTVIADAVRIR